A stretch of the Bacillus sp. B-jedd genome encodes the following:
- a CDS encoding sensor histidine kinase, producing the protein MSAIQRQVLWSLGFAFLVAAISSAAFFVVFPLGEWSALWKRELMGIPFIIFIPASSGAFGILFGLISGMYWKTQLNLIDQSLRQIEDGHQAELKENCSLFEMKQIDERFRKLNWQLSEKAKLSQRLATEKAEDQEIRIQEIISQERNRLARELHDSVSQQLFAASMLMSAITEVKEDDEGAEAKQLKLVEGMIHQSQIEMRALLLHLRPAALKGKSLQEGIADLLGELAQKVTIEIQWKAEDFAMDKGVEDHLFRILQESVSNTLRHAKASSLEVLLIKRDGLIILRVADDGVGFNEEDRKAGAYGLQNMHERALEIGGTMKIVSVKNKGTRLEVKIPAVSNGDGEND; encoded by the coding sequence ATGAGTGCGATTCAACGGCAGGTGCTGTGGAGCCTCGGGTTCGCGTTTCTTGTAGCAGCCATCAGTTCGGCGGCGTTTTTTGTTGTTTTTCCGCTTGGCGAATGGTCAGCCCTCTGGAAAAGAGAATTAATGGGCATTCCTTTCATTATTTTTATCCCTGCGTCGAGTGGGGCATTTGGAATTTTGTTTGGCTTGATTTCGGGCATGTACTGGAAAACCCAGCTTAATCTAATCGACCAGTCTCTTCGGCAGATTGAGGATGGCCATCAGGCGGAGCTTAAAGAAAACTGCTCGCTTTTTGAAATGAAGCAAATTGATGAGCGATTCCGCAAGCTGAATTGGCAGCTGTCAGAAAAAGCGAAGCTATCGCAGCGGCTTGCGACTGAAAAGGCCGAGGACCAGGAAATAAGGATTCAGGAAATCATCTCGCAGGAACGGAACCGGCTTGCGCGCGAGTTGCATGATTCTGTGAGCCAGCAGCTCTTCGCCGCTTCCATGCTCATGTCGGCCATCACAGAAGTGAAGGAAGATGATGAAGGCGCTGAAGCCAAGCAGCTGAAGCTTGTGGAAGGGATGATCCACCAGTCGCAAATTGAAATGCGGGCGCTTCTCCTTCATCTACGGCCGGCGGCTCTGAAAGGCAAATCGCTGCAGGAAGGGATTGCCGACCTTCTCGGCGAGCTTGCCCAAAAGGTGACAATTGAAATTCAGTGGAAGGCCGAGGATTTTGCCATGGATAAGGGGGTCGAGGACCATTTGTTCCGTATTCTCCAGGAATCAGTTTCGAATACCCTCCGCCATGCAAAAGCAAGTTCACTGGAAGTACTGCTCATTAAAAGGGATGGGCTGATTATCCTACGGGTGGCCGATGACGGAGTCGGGTTTAACGAAGAGGATAGGAAGGCGGGCGCCTATGGTCTGCAAAACATGCATGAGCGGGCCCTTGAAATTGGCGGCACAATGAAAATTGTCTCGGTAAAAAATAAAGGGACGCGGCTTGAAGTGAAGATTCCGGCTGTGTCGAACGGGGATGGGGAAAATGATTAA
- a CDS encoding response regulator transcription factor, whose product MIKVVFVDDHEMVRIGVSSYLSAQPDIEVVGEADNGKRGVELALELRPDIILMDLVMKEMDGIEATRQIIEQWPEAKVIIVTSFLDDEKVYPALEAGATSYMLKTSKASEIANAVRATYQGQSILEPEVTGKMMLKMRQKKELLPHEELTEREMEILLLMTEGKTNQEIADELFIALKTVKTHVSNILSKLQVQDRTQAVIYAFKHNVAK is encoded by the coding sequence ATGATTAAAGTCGTGTTTGTCGATGATCATGAAATGGTGCGGATTGGAGTATCTTCGTACTTGTCAGCACAGCCGGATATCGAAGTGGTCGGCGAGGCCGACAATGGAAAGCGCGGTGTGGAGCTGGCACTTGAACTCAGGCCCGACATTATCCTGATGGACCTTGTGATGAAGGAAATGGACGGGATAGAAGCAACCCGCCAAATCATCGAACAATGGCCCGAGGCAAAAGTCATTATTGTCACAAGTTTTCTTGATGACGAAAAAGTGTACCCCGCCCTTGAAGCTGGTGCCACGAGCTATATGCTGAAAACCTCGAAGGCAAGTGAAATTGCCAACGCCGTCCGTGCTACATACCAGGGCCAGTCGATTTTGGAACCTGAGGTTACTGGCAAAATGATGCTGAAAATGCGCCAGAAAAAAGAGCTCCTTCCTCATGAGGAGCTGACTGAACGGGAAATGGAAATCCTGTTATTAATGACGGAGGGCAAAACCAATCAGGAAATAGCCGATGAGTTGTTCATTGCGCTGAAAACGGTCAAAACCCACGTCAGCAACATCCTTTCAAAGCTTCAGGTCCAGGACCGGACTCAGGCCGTCATTTATGCGTTTAAGCATAATGTGGCAAAGTAA
- a CDS encoding VOC family protein: protein MSQGLIHHIEIYVSDLKKTKEFWGWFLEELGYEAFQEWESGISWRLGPTYIVFVQTEERFLDIPYHRCRTGLNHLAFHASSREQVDEMTSKLKERGVNILYSDKHPFAGGDEYYAVFFEDPDRIKVELVAP, encoded by the coding sequence TTGTCGCAAGGCCTGATTCATCACATAGAAATATATGTTTCGGATTTAAAGAAAACAAAAGAGTTTTGGGGCTGGTTTTTGGAAGAGCTGGGCTATGAAGCGTTTCAGGAGTGGGAAAGCGGGATAAGCTGGCGGCTAGGGCCGACATACATAGTATTTGTTCAGACTGAGGAAAGGTTTCTGGACATTCCTTACCATCGCTGCCGGACTGGTTTGAATCATTTGGCGTTTCACGCCAGTTCGCGTGAGCAAGTTGATGAGATGACGAGCAAATTAAAAGAAAGAGGAGTGAACATCCTTTATTCCGATAAACATCCTTTCGCAGGAGGGGATGAGTATTATGCGGTTTTCTTCGAAGACCCTGACAGAATTAAAGTGGAATTAGTCGCTCCATAG
- a CDS encoding aminopeptidase — MSDFQTRLEKYAELAVKVGVNVQPGQTLVMNATLDAVDFVRAATKKAYEAGAYNVVVNWTDDTVSRLKYELAPEESFNEYPKWRAKEIEDLAENGAAFMSIVSSSPDLLKGIQPQRISNFQKAAGTALANYRRMIQSDKVSWTVIAAASPDWAAKVFPDAPESEQVEKLWDAIFTAVRVDSEDPVLAWKQHDETLHEKVRVLNEKHFKFLHYKAPGTDLTIELPKTHLWVGAGSINEQGVEFMANMPTEEVFTVPLKTGVNGVVASTKPLSYGGNIIDNFSITFQNGKIVDVKAEQGEEILKRLVETDEGSHYLGEVALVPYDSPISQSNVLFFNTLFDENASNHLAIGSAYAFCIEGGKKMNSEQLAEAGLNESLTHVDFMIGSAEMDIDGITEDGQSVPVFRAGNWAI, encoded by the coding sequence ATGAGTGATTTTCAAACACGGTTGGAAAAGTACGCAGAGCTTGCGGTCAAGGTTGGCGTTAACGTGCAGCCGGGCCAGACACTGGTTATGAACGCCACCCTAGATGCGGTGGATTTTGTGAGGGCTGCGACGAAAAAGGCATACGAAGCAGGCGCATATAATGTTGTTGTCAATTGGACGGACGACACGGTATCCCGCCTGAAATACGAGCTTGCTCCTGAGGAATCGTTCAATGAATATCCGAAATGGCGTGCAAAGGAAATCGAGGATCTTGCCGAAAACGGCGCGGCTTTCATGTCAATCGTTTCTTCAAGCCCCGATCTTCTGAAAGGCATCCAGCCACAGCGCATTTCCAACTTCCAGAAGGCAGCTGGCACAGCTCTAGCCAATTACCGAAGGATGATTCAGTCAGACAAGGTCAGCTGGACAGTCATCGCGGCCGCTTCCCCTGATTGGGCAGCGAAAGTATTCCCGGATGCGCCTGAATCCGAGCAGGTTGAAAAGCTTTGGGACGCAATCTTCACGGCGGTCCGTGTCGACAGCGAGGATCCTGTCCTTGCCTGGAAACAGCATGACGAAACCTTACACGAAAAGGTGCGCGTCCTGAATGAAAAACACTTTAAGTTCCTTCATTACAAGGCACCTGGAACCGACTTGACTATCGAGCTTCCAAAAACGCATCTTTGGGTCGGTGCAGGAAGCATCAATGAACAAGGCGTTGAATTCATGGCCAACATGCCGACAGAAGAAGTCTTCACTGTGCCATTGAAGACAGGCGTAAACGGCGTTGTTGCCAGCACGAAGCCGCTCAGCTACGGCGGCAACATCATCGACAACTTCAGCATCACTTTCCAGAATGGGAAGATTGTCGATGTAAAAGCCGAGCAGGGCGAGGAAATTTTGAAAAGGCTAGTGGAAACCGACGAAGGCTCGCATTATCTTGGAGAAGTGGCTCTCGTCCCATACGATTCGCCGATTTCCCAATCAAATGTATTGTTCTTCAACACGCTATTTGATGAAAATGCGTCAAACCATCTCGCCATCGGCAGCGCGTATGCGTTCTGTATTGAAGGTGGAAAAAAGATGAACTCCGAACAACTGGCTGAGGCCGGCTTGAACGAAAGCCTCACTCACGTCGACTTCATGATTGGTTCAGCCGAAATGGATATCGACGGCATCACCGAAGACGGCCAGTCCGTCCCAGTGTTCCGCGCGGGCAACTGGGCAATTTAA
- a CDS encoding M20/M25/M40 family metallo-hydrolase: protein MIWQSKQQLLDVLSRLVGIPSVSGTESETIFPDLLALELKNLPYFQDHPDHINVYHSPDGAYLRAFIEKQGTKKTIVMISHFDVVGVEDYGQLKEYAFNVEKLTEIYHEDPELLPETFREEFQSGDWVFGRGAMDMKAGIVAQMSLLERAAQGEIDGNLLFITVSDEEVSSKGMLKAIEEILHLKEEMGLEYVLCLNTEPSFKEHPHDTNKYMYTGTIGKMMPSFYFAGQETHVGEPFAGLNASLMAAALTMELELNSEFSETIGGEQTAALTNLMMRDLKEFYNVQTPTAAVSMYNLLFMEKSPGELAEGILAAARRAADKALEHYREKAELAGVKGLPFTIDVYTWEELYAEAVKSIGAEQAEELISTTLLAATEEDERGKSLKIVQQFASFIEKKPFIVFYFSPPFYPAVSSRNSELVQSLAAFVKSENSEIQERKFFQGLCDLSYATSATSEMDARLLAGNMPLYNNGYTIPFDLIKELDMPVFNLGPYGADPHQKTERLELEFSFGTLPDLLEKLVQHTFKIS from the coding sequence ATGATTTGGCAGTCAAAACAGCAATTATTGGATGTATTATCCCGGCTCGTCGGGATTCCGAGTGTAAGCGGGACAGAGTCGGAAACCATTTTTCCGGATTTGCTTGCGCTTGAATTGAAAAACCTCCCTTACTTTCAGGATCATCCCGACCATATAAATGTATATCATTCACCTGACGGAGCTTACCTGAGAGCGTTCATCGAAAAGCAAGGGACAAAGAAAACGATTGTCATGATCAGCCATTTCGATGTTGTCGGCGTTGAGGATTATGGCCAGCTGAAGGAATATGCCTTCAATGTGGAAAAGCTGACTGAGATTTATCACGAGGACCCTGAGCTTTTGCCCGAGACATTCCGTGAAGAATTCCAGTCCGGTGACTGGGTGTTCGGCCGCGGCGCGATGGATATGAAAGCCGGGATTGTCGCGCAGATGTCTTTACTGGAACGAGCAGCTCAAGGGGAAATTGACGGAAATCTTCTCTTTATTACTGTTTCCGATGAAGAAGTGAGTTCCAAAGGGATGCTGAAGGCGATTGAAGAAATCCTCCATCTGAAGGAGGAAATGGGACTTGAGTATGTCCTCTGCCTGAACACCGAGCCGTCCTTCAAGGAGCATCCCCACGATACAAATAAATACATGTACACCGGGACGATTGGCAAAATGATGCCCAGCTTTTATTTTGCCGGCCAGGAAACACACGTCGGGGAACCGTTCGCCGGCCTGAATGCCTCGCTGATGGCGGCGGCGCTCACAATGGAATTAGAATTGAACAGTGAGTTTTCCGAAACGATCGGCGGGGAACAGACCGCGGCGCTCACCAATCTGATGATGAGAGATTTAAAGGAATTCTATAATGTCCAGACGCCGACTGCGGCGGTGTCGATGTACAATCTTTTGTTCATGGAGAAATCGCCCGGCGAACTGGCGGAGGGAATCCTCGCTGCTGCCCGCAGAGCTGCAGACAAGGCTCTCGAGCACTACCGGGAAAAGGCGGAGCTGGCCGGGGTAAAAGGGCTTCCGTTTACGATTGATGTTTACACATGGGAAGAGCTTTATGCCGAAGCTGTGAAATCAATTGGTGCGGAACAGGCGGAAGAACTTATTTCAACAACGCTCCTTGCCGCCACTGAAGAGGACGAGCGTGGCAAAAGCCTGAAAATCGTCCAGCAGTTTGCTTCTTTTATTGAAAAGAAGCCGTTCATCGTGTTCTATTTCAGCCCTCCCTTCTACCCGGCTGTTTCATCCAGGAATTCAGAACTCGTTCAATCCCTGGCCGCTTTTGTCAAAAGTGAAAACAGTGAAATCCAGGAAAGGAAGTTCTTCCAGGGACTGTGCGATTTAAGTTACGCGACCTCCGCTACTTCGGAAATGGATGCCAGGCTGCTCGCCGGCAACATGCCTCTTTACAACAACGGGTACACCATCCCGTTCGATTTAATTAAAGAGCTCGATATGCCAGTGTTCAACCTTGGCCCTTATGGTGCTGACCCGCATCAGAAAACGGAGCGGCTTGAACTCGAGTTTTCCTTCGGGACCTTGCCGGACTTGCTTGAAAAGCTCGTCCAGCATACTTTCAAAATTTCATAA
- a CDS encoding TrkA C-terminal domain-containing protein codes for MGYLFILIYIGIILLVIELCTNIVELTGLEKPVARFQVISMLTNTGFTTGESELIITHPIRRRLGAFLILFGAFSLAVIISAISGILQKNFHIQEVGIIAGILLLLLLILKLPFMHKKLKKKLHQEMEKSYKLEELPIKDVLLQNDEDDFMEIHVHEESGLIGKTIKDVIKTEEDINVLFIMRGEVMIRHERHDEKIREGDMIYLYGDKDCLQRKFASEIEAHKEKLEEKAEAKNNTPL; via the coding sequence ATGGGCTATTTATTTATCTTAATCTATATCGGAATCATCCTGCTCGTCATTGAGCTATGTACAAATATCGTTGAATTGACAGGCCTTGAAAAACCGGTCGCCCGTTTTCAAGTCATTTCAATGCTTACGAATACCGGTTTTACAACCGGGGAATCAGAACTCATCATCACCCATCCAATCAGACGTCGCCTAGGAGCTTTTCTGATTTTATTCGGCGCATTCTCCCTCGCCGTTATCATCTCGGCAATCAGCGGCATTTTGCAGAAGAACTTTCACATCCAGGAAGTCGGTATTATTGCCGGCATCCTCCTTCTGCTTCTGCTGATTTTAAAGCTGCCCTTCATGCATAAGAAGCTCAAGAAAAAGCTGCACCAAGAGATGGAGAAGAGTTACAAGCTGGAAGAGCTGCCAATCAAAGATGTCCTTTTGCAAAATGATGAAGACGACTTTATGGAAATCCATGTCCATGAAGAGTCAGGCTTAATCGGCAAAACCATAAAGGACGTGATCAAGACCGAGGAAGATATCAATGTTCTATTTATCATGCGGGGCGAGGTCATGATTCGCCACGAACGCCATGACGAGAAAATCCGGGAAGGCGACATGATTTACCTTTATGGGGATAAAGATTGTCTGCAGAGAAAATTCGCGAGTGAAATTGAAGCGCATAAGGAAAAGCTTGAAGAAAAAGCGGAAGCGAAAAATAATACGCCTTTATGA
- a CDS encoding YkvA family protein, with the protein MQRLKLWAKKLKKHIMILYFAVKDPRTPWYAKGFAALVAAYALSPIDLIPDFIPVLGYLDDVILLPIGIWFALKLIPAEVRLDAASKADNAEKPVSKAGAVFIIILWIIGIAALAALILNR; encoded by the coding sequence ATGCAAAGACTGAAACTATGGGCAAAAAAACTTAAAAAGCACATCATGATCCTTTATTTCGCAGTTAAAGATCCGCGAACCCCTTGGTATGCCAAAGGTTTTGCGGCGCTGGTAGCAGCCTATGCACTTAGCCCGATCGACCTGATTCCTGACTTTATTCCGGTCCTCGGCTATTTGGATGATGTAATTCTGTTGCCGATTGGTATTTGGTTCGCCCTGAAACTTATCCCAGCAGAGGTACGCCTGGATGCCGCCTCAAAAGCGGATAATGCCGAAAAGCCAGTCAGTAAAGCGGGCGCAGTGTTCATCATCATACTCTGGATTATTGGGATCGCCGCCCTTGCCGCTCTAATATTGAACCGATAA
- a CDS encoding magnesium transporter CorA family protein has product MNRTDGKWQDMNHIFKNGAWEWHEFLPGEEEGLNKLALEKASYNISGWIKKSAEMNTNSIVIDTFYKGAEWIAGSLVFKQDLSEKEDNHVFHFFLAEKFMVTSGLDFSVLGERDYNLMRVQMGNCDNALEGFSVLLGEITTSSLIEIDPFEVRLNDLFWKVKKENSIGILEEVYQCRHELLVLKHLMIPLKEIKIAMEEAFAEKASGKAEYKRTCLKIERGFNVINEYQAEIDTLIKLEEVVSSHRGNEIMKTLTVLTTLFTPITALGALWGMNFRNMPELEWKYGYVFALALTAISTLVLYIVLRKKGWSGDILRGKKRNSFFK; this is encoded by the coding sequence ATGAATAGAACGGACGGGAAGTGGCAGGACATGAACCATATTTTCAAAAACGGCGCATGGGAGTGGCATGAATTTTTACCTGGGGAGGAAGAGGGTTTAAATAAGCTCGCTCTGGAAAAAGCGTCTTACAATATTAGCGGCTGGATAAAAAAGTCAGCGGAGATGAATACAAATAGTATTGTCATTGATACCTTTTACAAAGGAGCGGAATGGATTGCCGGTTCCCTTGTCTTTAAACAGGATCTTTCGGAAAAAGAAGATAACCATGTATTCCACTTTTTCCTTGCGGAGAAATTCATGGTAACCAGCGGACTTGATTTTTCAGTACTAGGAGAAAGGGATTATAATCTGATGAGGGTCCAGATGGGGAATTGCGACAACGCGCTTGAAGGGTTTTCCGTCCTTCTCGGTGAGATCACTACAAGCAGCCTGATTGAAATCGACCCGTTCGAAGTCAGGCTTAATGACCTGTTCTGGAAGGTAAAAAAAGAAAACAGCATCGGCATCCTCGAGGAGGTTTACCAATGCCGCCACGAGCTTCTAGTCCTGAAGCATTTAATGATTCCCTTGAAGGAAATTAAGATTGCCATGGAAGAAGCCTTTGCTGAAAAGGCGTCCGGGAAGGCGGAATACAAACGGACTTGCCTGAAGATTGAGCGTGGCTTCAATGTCATCAATGAATATCAGGCGGAAATTGATACGTTGATTAAGCTTGAAGAAGTCGTTTCTTCGCACCGCGGAAACGAGATTATGAAAACATTGACCGTACTGACGACACTGTTTACACCGATCACCGCCCTTGGAGCCTTATGGGGCATGAACTTCCGGAATATGCCGGAGCTCGAATGGAAATATGGCTATGTATTCGCACTCGCCCTGACTGCCATTTCAACATTGGTGCTGTACATTGTTCTTAGAAAGAAAGGCTGGTCTGGGGATATTTTGCGCGGGAAGAAACGGAATTCGTTCTTTAAATAG
- the mscL gene encoding large conductance mechanosensitive channel protein MscL — MLNDFKKFAMKGNVMDLAVGVIVGAAFGKIVTSLVEDIMMPLIGLLMGGIDFTGLMIKFGGAKIKYGVFLQSITNFLITAFSIFLFIRVINHFRNKEEEAKAEIKLDKSEELLTEIRDLLKAQAAKGEEIREEN, encoded by the coding sequence ATGCTTAACGATTTTAAGAAATTTGCAATGAAGGGGAATGTCATGGATCTTGCTGTCGGGGTGATTGTCGGGGCGGCTTTTGGCAAAATCGTCACTTCCCTTGTAGAAGACATTATGATGCCGCTCATCGGCCTGCTGATGGGTGGCATTGACTTTACCGGGTTAATGATTAAATTTGGAGGGGCGAAAATCAAATACGGCGTCTTCCTTCAATCCATTACCAACTTCCTCATTACCGCCTTCTCCATCTTTTTATTCATAAGAGTGATCAACCATTTCCGCAATAAAGAGGAAGAGGCAAAGGCGGAAATAAAACTGGATAAATCCGAAGAACTGCTCACCGAAATCAGGGATCTTTTGAAAGCACAGGCAGCAAAGGGTGAGGAAATCAGGGAAGAAAACTAA
- a CDS encoding MDR family MFS transporter — protein MRLRDWDTNLRVRLAAEALMNTMFWMFFPFLTIYFAGEFGKSKAGLLLIFSQVFSVAANLLGGYCADRFGRKRMMVLSAAGQGLSFLVFGIAQSPWLDSPVLGFTCFTLAGVFGSFYWPASQAMVADLVPEKDRSNVFAIFYTSINISVVVGPILGAIFFVKYPFEVLLVSGLIGLLLSFILAKWTRETLPVQMSISAGPVGKWYHALQTQFKDYGVIMRDRTFLLFIIAGILLSQTFMQLDLLFPVYMKEFVQNQTMLSFGDWTFRVDGEQAFGIILSENGLLVALFTVVVTRWMNRFNERNVFMASAILYAISIIMFGQTAWIWGLIFAMMVFTLGELASAGIQQGFVSKLAPEHLRGQYFAAASLRYTIGRTIAPLSIPLTEWIGYDWTFITLCLLSLLSAGFYWMTFRSYDKQKEASA, from the coding sequence ATGAGGCTTAGGGATTGGGATACGAATTTAAGGGTGAGGCTTGCCGCTGAAGCCTTGATGAATACAATGTTTTGGATGTTCTTTCCGTTTTTAACGATTTATTTTGCCGGGGAATTCGGGAAAAGCAAGGCAGGGCTGCTACTCATTTTCTCGCAGGTTTTCTCGGTTGCCGCGAACTTGCTGGGCGGTTATTGCGCGGACCGGTTCGGGCGGAAACGGATGATGGTCCTGTCGGCTGCCGGCCAGGGGCTGTCATTTCTCGTATTCGGAATCGCGCAGTCGCCATGGCTTGACTCGCCTGTGCTTGGCTTTACCTGTTTCACGCTTGCGGGGGTTTTCGGTTCATTCTATTGGCCAGCGAGCCAGGCGATGGTCGCCGACCTCGTGCCGGAAAAGGACCGGAGCAACGTTTTCGCTATCTTTTATACATCAATCAATATTTCTGTTGTCGTCGGGCCAATTCTTGGAGCGATTTTTTTCGTCAAGTATCCGTTCGAGGTTTTGCTTGTGTCAGGCTTGATTGGCCTTCTTCTTTCTTTCATTCTCGCAAAATGGACGCGGGAAACGCTGCCTGTGCAAATGTCCATTTCGGCAGGACCGGTCGGCAAATGGTATCACGCTCTGCAAACTCAGTTCAAGGATTACGGTGTCATCATGAGGGACCGGACGTTCCTGTTATTCATCATTGCCGGCATCCTTCTTTCGCAGACGTTCATGCAGCTTGATTTGCTGTTCCCTGTTTATATGAAGGAGTTCGTCCAAAATCAAACGATGCTCAGCTTCGGGGATTGGACGTTTAGGGTCGATGGTGAGCAGGCTTTCGGGATTATTTTATCGGAAAACGGCCTCTTGGTCGCCCTGTTTACGGTCGTTGTAACGAGATGGATGAACCGTTTCAATGAGCGAAATGTGTTCATGGCATCGGCGATTTTATATGCCATCTCGATTATCATGTTCGGGCAGACCGCCTGGATTTGGGGTCTTATTTTTGCGATGATGGTTTTCACGCTCGGGGAACTGGCATCGGCGGGCATCCAGCAAGGCTTCGTTTCCAAGCTCGCGCCGGAGCATCTCCGCGGGCAGTATTTCGCCGCGGCGAGCCTTCGCTATACAATCGGCCGGACAATTGCGCCGCTGTCGATCCCGCTGACGGAATGGATCGGCTATGACTGGACATTTATTACGCTTTGCCTGCTGTCACTGTTAAGTGCGGGCTTTTACTGGATGACCTTTAGGAGTTATGATAAACAAAAAGAGGCTTCGGCTTAG
- a CDS encoding Bax inhibitor-1/YccA family protein, with protein MYAQTSTDYLPSVMRTFAMSIAFAMLGAMAGTYVPPALFLPLVILEVGMLLFAFLIRRKRSISYTFLYAFTFISGITTYPIVSHYASQAGGSIVLLALGTSTVVFAGIGVYATKTKRNFSWLGGMLMASLLAMIAISIFNMFFQLSSTGMLAFSFIGVLVFSGYILYDFNRMKHYGVTAEEVPLMALNLYLDFVNLFVSLLRIFGILGSDD; from the coding sequence ATGTATGCACAAACAAGCACTGACTATTTACCGTCCGTGATGAGGACATTCGCCATGTCGATTGCTTTCGCGATGCTTGGCGCGATGGCGGGCACCTACGTTCCACCGGCTTTATTCCTGCCACTCGTCATTCTCGAAGTGGGCATGCTCCTCTTCGCCTTCCTGATCCGCAGGAAACGGTCGATTTCCTATACATTTCTGTATGCTTTTACGTTTATTTCCGGGATAACCACTTACCCGATTGTCAGCCACTATGCTTCCCAGGCCGGCGGCAGCATTGTCCTGCTTGCCCTTGGAACGTCGACGGTAGTTTTTGCCGGAATTGGTGTTTACGCGACGAAAACAAAGCGTAATTTCTCATGGCTCGGCGGGATGCTGATGGCTTCCCTGCTTGCTATGATTGCGATTTCGATTTTCAATATGTTCTTCCAGCTTAGCTCGACAGGTATGCTTGCCTTTTCGTTCATCGGCGTTCTTGTGTTCAGCGGCTATATCTTATATGACTTTAACCGCATGAAGCATTACGGCGTCACAGCCGAGGAAGTTCCTCTCATGGCGCTTAACCTGTATCTCGACTTCGTCAACCTGTTCGTCAGCCTGCTCCGGATCTTCGGAATCCTTGGCAGCGACGATTAA